A single window of Rubripirellula lacrimiformis DNA harbors:
- a CDS encoding YihY/virulence factor BrkB family protein, whose protein sequence is MIKFVKQTLSEFSNNNCTTLAAALAYYTAFALPPLLYLLLTILTFGMSVMYDSDQAEQEARNLLTSQTAQMMGNQAISQQVSTIIENNDQSSGKWWKTLLSFAGIVIGATGVVAALQAALNQVWEVQPDPERAGWKNMIFKRLFSFAMILGLGFLLLVSLVISSVLAGLGGRVGAMIGAPGVVAEIINFAIQAIVVLVLFAAIFKFMPDARVQWRDVVVGASITTILFLVGRFGMQVYFSYSEPGAQLGSAAASLAVLLVWVYYTAMIVLLGAEATQVYAVRYGDGIQPEDHAVRVVRHIQRPS, encoded by the coding sequence ATGATCAAGTTTGTGAAACAGACTCTATCGGAGTTCTCCAATAACAACTGCACCACATTGGCTGCTGCGCTCGCCTACTACACCGCGTTCGCGCTGCCGCCGCTGTTGTACCTGTTGCTGACAATTTTGACCTTCGGTATGTCGGTGATGTACGACAGCGATCAGGCCGAACAAGAGGCTCGGAATTTGCTAACCAGTCAAACCGCCCAGATGATGGGGAATCAGGCGATTTCGCAGCAGGTCTCGACGATCATCGAGAACAATGACCAGTCGAGCGGGAAGTGGTGGAAGACATTGCTCAGTTTTGCTGGCATCGTCATCGGTGCGACGGGAGTCGTCGCGGCATTGCAAGCCGCGCTGAATCAAGTTTGGGAAGTGCAACCGGATCCCGAACGGGCGGGGTGGAAGAACATGATTTTCAAACGACTGTTCTCGTTCGCGATGATATTGGGCCTGGGATTCCTGCTGCTGGTGTCGTTGGTGATTTCTTCGGTATTGGCCGGACTCGGCGGGCGCGTGGGGGCGATGATTGGTGCACCGGGGGTGGTGGCAGAGATCATCAATTTTGCGATCCAAGCCATCGTAGTCTTGGTTCTGTTCGCTGCGATCTTTAAATTCATGCCGGACGCCAGGGTGCAGTGGCGAGACGTTGTGGTTGGCGCATCGATCACAACGATTTTGTTTTTGGTCGGTCGCTTTGGGATGCAAGTGTACTTTTCGTACAGCGAACCAGGAGCCCAATTGGGGAGTGCCGCAGCATCGCTGGCGGTGTTGTTGGTGTGGGTTTACTACACCGCGATGATCGTCCTGTTAGGCGCCGAAGCGACCCAGGTCTACGCGGTACGATACGGTGACGGCATCCAGCCAGAGGACCACGCAGTAAGGGTCGTGCGACACATCCAACGACCATCGTAG
- a CDS encoding DUF3592 domain-containing protein has protein sequence MNDPRHAKRDQANGPSSVASLFARQGGYAAIIVLLMVAASVVGSFVYGKIASRLNREGVITDATVLSFEEYTETWRSPNDNTDINTLHTIVTYQFETPDGNSYTDSFETLDLAEPPQIGSLFPIRYAKSDPMVNEAREGHYQRNTDAMLGIAVAFMGVTLLYVAICWWNARKTWHGPEQQKLRQEAGIE, from the coding sequence ATGAACGATCCACGTCACGCCAAGCGAGACCAAGCCAACGGCCCTTCGTCGGTTGCAAGTCTGTTTGCACGACAAGGCGGGTACGCGGCGATCATTGTCCTGTTGATGGTTGCTGCTTCTGTCGTGGGAAGCTTTGTCTATGGGAAGATCGCGTCTCGACTTAATCGCGAGGGAGTGATCACCGACGCAACCGTCTTGAGTTTTGAGGAGTACACAGAGACTTGGCGCTCGCCCAACGACAATACTGACATCAACACCCTGCACACGATTGTGACGTACCAGTTCGAAACACCGGATGGGAACTCGTACACCGACAGCTTTGAGACACTGGATTTGGCCGAACCACCGCAGATTGGTTCGCTGTTTCCCATTCGATATGCAAAGTCTGACCCGATGGTCAACGAAGCCAGGGAAGGGCATTACCAACGAAATACGGATGCCATGCTTGGGATCGCAGTCGCGTTCATGGGAGTCACATTGTTGTACGTAGCGATCTGTTGGTGGAACGCTCGTAAAACCTGGCACGGTCCGGAGCAGCAGAAATTGCGACAGGAAGCGGGTATTGAATGA
- a CDS encoding LemA family protein, with amino-acid sequence MNRYLPIVAILGFLTLLIGGCGLQGYNRVVTMDENVEAAWAQVENQLQRRYDLIPNLVETVKGIAAQEKDVFIGVAEARNQFNKAGNVNQKAAAASLLESALGRLIAVREDYPELKSNESFLKLQDQLEGTENRISVERGRYNETARDLNGYIRALPGRIWASLAGVERAEYFNVSNEDAKEAPNVTFAD; translated from the coding sequence ATGAATCGTTATCTCCCAATCGTTGCCATCCTCGGATTCCTGACGCTGCTGATCGGCGGATGCGGATTGCAGGGATACAACCGTGTCGTCACGATGGACGAAAATGTCGAAGCCGCATGGGCACAGGTGGAAAACCAGCTGCAACGGCGTTACGACCTGATCCCCAACCTCGTGGAAACGGTGAAAGGAATTGCGGCTCAAGAGAAAGACGTCTTCATCGGAGTTGCCGAGGCGCGTAACCAGTTCAACAAAGCCGGCAATGTCAACCAGAAAGCCGCCGCAGCCTCGCTGCTAGAGAGCGCCCTAGGACGACTGATTGCCGTTCGGGAAGATTACCCCGAATTGAAGAGCAACGAGTCGTTCCTGAAACTGCAGGACCAACTTGAGGGAACCGAAAACCGAATCTCTGTCGAACGAGGACGGTACAACGAGACCGCACGCGATCTGAACGGTTACATCCGGGCGCTCCCAGGACGGATCTGGGCCTCCCTGGCGGGAGTGGAACGAGCCGAGTATTTTAACGTGTCCAACGAAGACGCCAAAGAAGCGCCCAACGTCACCTTCGCCGATTAG
- a CDS encoding TPM domain-containing protein, with protein sequence MKICTASLAIIFACLFALSPTLAAEVDVRDDGTFVRDLADVVSDEQEAELERWLAELEQKTGAQLKALTVLTTGDEDIFAFAQRTAETWALGGRKEDDGVLIVLAVQDRKVRIQTGYGIEPILPDSWCGTQSRDVATRYFRSGDYSGGLTELSLRAANRIAKAKGVQLVGVPAPRHFAKQGGEKGNRFWSLIMLAVIFFIVMATRRRPPGSGPGSRGGWWIAPTSTWGGGGRSFGGGGGFGGGGSFGGGGGFGGGGGGASW encoded by the coding sequence ATGAAGATTTGCACAGCGTCGCTTGCCATCATCTTTGCATGCTTGTTTGCCTTGTCGCCAACCTTGGCGGCCGAGGTTGATGTTCGCGATGATGGAACTTTCGTCCGCGACCTTGCCGATGTCGTTAGCGATGAACAGGAAGCCGAGCTTGAACGATGGCTTGCCGAACTGGAACAGAAGACCGGGGCACAACTGAAGGCCTTGACCGTCTTGACCACTGGCGACGAGGACATTTTCGCCTTTGCCCAACGTACGGCTGAAACCTGGGCATTGGGAGGCCGAAAGGAAGACGACGGCGTGCTGATTGTGCTGGCCGTCCAAGACCGAAAGGTACGGATCCAGACGGGCTATGGGATCGAGCCGATCTTGCCCGATAGTTGGTGCGGCACACAATCACGCGATGTTGCGACGCGATACTTTCGATCGGGCGATTATTCAGGCGGCCTGACCGAGCTATCGCTGCGGGCTGCCAACCGAATCGCCAAGGCAAAGGGAGTCCAGCTTGTTGGGGTTCCGGCTCCACGCCACTTTGCGAAACAGGGCGGTGAAAAGGGGAACCGCTTTTGGAGTTTGATCATGTTGGCGGTAATATTTTTTATCGTGATGGCCACCCGCCGTCGGCCACCAGGATCAGGCCCAGGCAGTCGCGGAGGATGGTGGATCGCGCCAACATCCACCTGGGGTGGCGGAGGCCGTTCGTTTGGTGGCGGTGGTGGCTTCGGCGGCGGTGGAAGCTTTGGCGGCGGAGGCGGTTTTGGCGGCGGCGGTGGCGGAGCGAGTTGGTAA
- a CDS encoding chemotaxis protein CheB has translation MSKTDPSRLIPASPPADSDRPSDSPQDRDSRKRVRHSHHYIVGIGASAGGLEALESLFRSMPEDCGMSFVVVQHLSPDFKSHMDQLLRRVTNIQVEVVDDGVKVQPDTIYLIPPKMEMVISNGKLLLTERSPDQVLAHPIDQFLRSLAQDSGRYSIGIILSGTGSDGSRGITDIADNEGLVIAQEPTSCRFEAMPLNAQQTGRVDLVLPPEAMGEALRRFTVEGDSTESLQEQKIETIEETGLERVFQLLKQQHGIDFSHYKIGTVGRRIQRRIELLKLNGVEQYVEYINQSNAEVNDLYEDLLIGVTRFFRDPDAFATLEHQVIPDLVARADDTIRIWVCGCATGQEAYSIAMLMTEAIENSGKDIGFKMFATDAHRQSLQFASTGTYDQSHVADVSPERLERFFNKRRDGYCVNNELRGKVVFAPQNVINDPPFTQMNLVTCRNMLIYLQPPAQRKTLSLFHFALKANGVLFLGPSEAVGDISDEFDTIDGHWKIFRKRRDVRLPIELRMPLFGQTSGAMPTARPSKLGEPKTQKPTDILPEAYDVLLGKMMPPSVLVDSGLQVLHIFPGAQEFLKVPTGRLSSSLLDMIPNEIRTSVSAAIQHSLHDDKTVRYSGLPHPDGRSDTQVQLIVRPVNLPKSRTSCVLVQFEFAESVKTADSENAIRDLDFNQASVSRIEGLEQELNFSRQNLQATIEELETSNEELQATNEEMVASNEELQSTNEELHSVNEELYTVNAEHQARVVELDEANSDMTNLLATTRVGVLFLDDQLYIRRFTPEVGRLLSLDPHDLGRSIEGFTRVIGGQDFMTRIEQVLESGDEQEWEAVCRDEPYLFRALPYWSKKQTSGCVISLINIKALRKAQRDVAQFKFMADENIDAQVLIDENAQIVYANRKMGEQVGLSANELEGMSILRFGFDHNIADFRDRFEAAHASDGELFEAIHRRHDKSDYPVEVALTPISLHGQRHIFVSIRETSRRKETESEMRLLSKAVAAAAGGIIITDNRHPDRPITFVNDGFTKMTGYSESEVVGRNCRFLQGTDTDPETVAEIRRAVQGGESLRTLIQNYRKDGTPFWNDLYITPVRDDAGTVTHFVGVQNDVTERNASAELAKSNEQTIRLLLDSTAEGIFGLGADGACIFCNESAARMLGYESGDELVEQEMHSVTQPRTADGCEFPISASRILAALREGRADNVRDEVFCRCDGSVFPVEYWCHPIKQDDEVIGAVVTFVDIAERLEVEQELREAKEIADAANQAKSRFLANMSHELRTPLSAILGFTQIIREEPTDESLQENLATIQRNGDYLLRLLGDVLDLSRIESDKFQTSNSTVSLGHILGDVHATMQMRTVEYDNQLDFDLKNPLPTTVTTDAARLRQIMINLIANALKFAPKGRVNVLVDSEDVDGKVWLVVSVQDTGIGISQQKINTLFEPFVQADRSISNRFGGTGLGLSITKRLVSALGGSIGVESEQGKGSTFTFRVPIDPIGTRGTVSVQSSAESSDVASSPDVKARRVALNAKVLIADDMRDVRFVAQHFLKKADCHVEAAENGQQAVDMIVAAIEAGEPFELCLMDMQMPELDGVGAIREIRARGIELPVIALTADAMKGTRRRLIAEGFDEYLSKPLDVDRLLTAAVRLLR, from the coding sequence ATGTCGAAAACAGACCCCTCTCGCTTGATTCCTGCATCGCCTCCGGCGGACTCTGATCGCCCCAGTGATTCCCCCCAGGATCGCGATTCTCGCAAGCGCGTTCGACATTCTCATCATTACATCGTTGGCATCGGTGCATCGGCCGGTGGGCTAGAAGCACTGGAATCGTTGTTTCGATCGATGCCCGAAGATTGCGGCATGTCGTTCGTCGTCGTCCAGCACCTGTCGCCCGATTTCAAAAGCCACATGGACCAGTTGCTTCGACGGGTCACCAACATCCAAGTCGAGGTGGTCGATGATGGTGTGAAGGTTCAACCCGACACGATCTATTTGATCCCTCCCAAAATGGAAATGGTGATCAGCAACGGCAAGTTGTTGCTAACCGAACGCAGCCCCGATCAAGTCTTGGCGCATCCCATCGACCAGTTCCTTCGTTCGCTGGCCCAAGACTCGGGCCGTTACAGCATTGGGATCATCCTCTCGGGCACTGGCAGCGACGGGTCGCGTGGGATCACCGACATCGCCGACAACGAAGGGCTTGTCATCGCTCAAGAACCGACGTCATGCAGGTTCGAGGCGATGCCATTGAATGCCCAACAAACCGGCAGGGTCGACTTGGTCCTGCCTCCCGAAGCGATGGGCGAGGCGTTGCGTCGTTTTACCGTCGAAGGCGATTCGACCGAATCACTGCAGGAACAAAAAATCGAAACCATCGAAGAAACCGGACTCGAACGAGTGTTTCAGTTGCTAAAGCAGCAGCATGGTATCGATTTCAGTCACTACAAGATCGGTACGGTCGGTCGTCGGATCCAACGCCGGATCGAATTGCTGAAATTGAACGGCGTGGAACAGTACGTTGAATACATCAATCAGTCCAATGCAGAGGTCAATGACCTGTACGAGGACTTGCTGATCGGTGTCACGCGGTTCTTTCGTGACCCGGACGCCTTCGCGACTTTGGAACATCAAGTCATCCCCGATCTAGTCGCCCGCGCCGACGATACGATCCGGATTTGGGTGTGCGGTTGCGCGACGGGCCAAGAAGCCTACTCCATTGCCATGTTGATGACCGAGGCGATTGAAAACTCGGGCAAAGACATCGGGTTCAAAATGTTCGCCACCGACGCACACCGCCAATCGTTGCAGTTTGCGTCCACGGGAACTTATGACCAATCGCACGTTGCCGATGTATCCCCCGAACGTTTGGAACGTTTTTTCAACAAACGCCGCGACGGCTACTGCGTCAACAACGAACTTCGCGGAAAGGTCGTCTTCGCGCCACAGAATGTGATCAACGATCCGCCGTTCACGCAGATGAACTTGGTCACCTGCCGCAACATGCTGATCTATCTGCAACCGCCCGCGCAGCGCAAAACCCTGTCCCTGTTTCACTTCGCACTGAAAGCCAACGGAGTCCTGTTCCTGGGCCCCAGCGAAGCGGTGGGTGATATCAGCGACGAATTCGACACGATCGATGGGCATTGGAAAATATTTCGCAAACGCCGTGACGTTCGATTGCCGATCGAATTGCGGATGCCGCTGTTTGGGCAAACATCCGGCGCCATGCCAACCGCTCGCCCGTCGAAACTGGGTGAACCCAAAACGCAAAAGCCGACGGATATCTTGCCGGAAGCCTACGACGTCCTGCTGGGCAAAATGATGCCGCCCAGCGTGCTGGTCGACTCAGGTCTGCAGGTGCTGCATATTTTCCCAGGCGCCCAAGAGTTCTTGAAAGTGCCCACCGGACGACTGTCGTCCAGTTTGCTGGACATGATTCCCAACGAAATAAGAACCTCCGTATCGGCGGCGATCCAACACTCGTTGCACGACGACAAAACGGTCCGATACAGCGGCCTGCCCCACCCCGACGGACGATCCGACACACAGGTGCAGCTGATCGTTCGACCGGTCAATTTGCCAAAGTCGCGAACGTCCTGTGTCTTGGTCCAGTTCGAATTCGCAGAATCGGTGAAGACGGCCGATAGCGAGAATGCGATCCGCGATCTTGATTTCAACCAAGCCAGCGTGTCTCGCATCGAGGGACTGGAACAGGAACTGAATTTCAGCCGCCAAAATCTACAAGCGACGATCGAGGAACTCGAAACGTCCAACGAAGAGCTGCAGGCGACCAACGAAGAAATGGTTGCATCGAACGAGGAACTGCAAAGCACCAACGAAGAATTGCACAGCGTCAACGAGGAACTCTACACCGTCAATGCCGAACATCAGGCTCGCGTCGTCGAACTGGATGAAGCCAATTCGGACATGACCAATCTGTTGGCGACGACCCGCGTTGGTGTGCTGTTCTTGGATGACCAACTGTACATTCGCCGCTTTACCCCCGAAGTCGGTCGACTGCTGTCGCTGGACCCTCACGATCTGGGACGCAGCATCGAAGGCTTCACCCGAGTCATCGGCGGCCAGGACTTCATGACCCGAATCGAACAAGTCCTGGAATCCGGAGACGAACAGGAATGGGAGGCCGTGTGCCGCGACGAACCCTACCTGTTTCGAGCTTTGCCGTATTGGTCCAAAAAGCAAACCTCGGGCTGCGTGATTTCGTTGATCAATATCAAAGCACTTCGAAAAGCGCAGCGGGATGTCGCCCAGTTCAAGTTCATGGCGGACGAGAACATCGACGCCCAAGTGTTGATCGACGAAAACGCACAGATCGTGTACGCCAATCGCAAGATGGGCGAACAAGTTGGGCTGAGTGCAAATGAACTCGAAGGAATGTCGATCCTGCGTTTTGGATTCGACCACAACATCGCCGATTTCCGCGATCGTTTCGAAGCCGCCCATGCCAGCGACGGCGAACTGTTCGAAGCCATCCATCGACGACACGACAAATCGGACTACCCCGTCGAGGTCGCGCTGACACCGATCTCACTTCACGGCCAACGACACATCTTCGTGTCGATCCGCGAAACTTCACGCCGGAAGGAAACCGAATCCGAAATGCGATTGCTTAGCAAAGCCGTCGCAGCCGCCGCCGGCGGGATCATCATCACGGACAATCGACACCCGGATCGCCCCATCACTTTCGTGAACGATGGGTTCACCAAAATGACAGGGTACAGCGAATCGGAAGTGGTCGGCCGCAATTGCCGATTTCTGCAAGGCACCGATACCGATCCAGAAACGGTCGCCGAAATTCGTCGTGCTGTGCAGGGCGGCGAATCACTGCGAACGTTGATCCAGAACTATCGCAAGGATGGCACTCCATTTTGGAATGATCTGTACATCACGCCCGTTCGCGACGACGCAGGAACCGTCACGCACTTTGTCGGCGTGCAGAACGATGTCACCGAGCGAAACGCATCGGCGGAACTGGCAAAATCAAACGAGCAAACGATTCGCTTGCTGCTGGACTCGACCGCGGAAGGCATCTTTGGTCTCGGCGCCGACGGTGCGTGCATCTTCTGTAACGAATCCGCCGCCCGCATGCTGGGGTACGAAAGCGGTGATGAACTGGTCGAACAGGAAATGCACTCCGTCACCCAACCGCGAACAGCCGATGGTTGCGAATTCCCGATCTCGGCATCACGCATTTTGGCGGCACTACGCGAGGGACGCGCAGACAACGTTCGCGACGAGGTGTTTTGCCGATGCGACGGATCCGTGTTCCCTGTTGAATACTGGTGCCACCCCATCAAGCAAGACGACGAAGTGATCGGGGCCGTGGTGACGTTCGTCGACATCGCCGAACGCCTAGAGGTCGAACAAGAACTGCGAGAAGCGAAGGAGATTGCCGACGCAGCCAACCAGGCCAAAAGTCGGTTCCTGGCGAACATGAGCCACGAACTGCGGACACCATTGTCGGCGATCCTTGGTTTTACTCAGATCATCCGAGAAGAACCGACCGACGAATCGCTGCAAGAGAATCTAGCGACCATCCAGCGAAACGGTGACTACCTGCTGAGGCTGCTGGGGGACGTGCTAGACCTTTCTAGGATTGAATCCGACAAGTTCCAAACGTCGAACTCAACCGTATCGCTCGGACACATCCTTGGCGACGTGCATGCAACCATGCAGATGCGAACGGTCGAGTACGACAACCAACTGGACTTCGACCTGAAGAACCCGTTGCCAACGACCGTGACAACTGACGCAGCCCGACTGCGACAGATCATGATCAATTTGATCGCCAACGCATTGAAGTTTGCACCCAAGGGACGCGTCAACGTGCTGGTCGATTCCGAAGACGTCGACGGAAAGGTGTGGTTGGTGGTTTCGGTTCAAGACACCGGCATCGGGATCTCGCAACAGAAGATCAACACCCTGTTCGAACCATTCGTGCAGGCCGATCGATCGATCTCCAATCGCTTCGGCGGCACTGGGTTAGGACTTAGCATTACGAAACGCTTGGTCAGTGCGCTTGGCGGTTCGATTGGTGTCGAAAGCGAACAGGGGAAAGGCAGCACATTTACATTCCGTGTCCCGATCGATCCCATCGGAACCAGAGGCACGGTTTCGGTACAGTCGTCCGCTGAATCCAGCGACGTTGCATCGTCGCCCGACGTGAAGGCGAGGCGAGTGGCCCTGAACGCCAAGGTGCTGATCGCGGATGACATGCGTGACGTCCGATTCGTCGCGCAGCACTTTCTAAAAAAGGCAGACTGCCACGTCGAAGCCGCCGAAAATGGTCAGCAAGCGGTCGACATGATTGTGGCAGCAATCGAAGCCGGCGAACCCTTCGAACTGTGCTTGATGGACATGCAGATGCCGGAACTGGACGGCGTCGGCGCGATCCGTGAAATTCGTGCTCGCGGGATCGAGTTGCCAGTCATTGCCCTGACCGCCGATGCGATGAAGGGCACCCGACGCCGACTGATCGCAGAAGGCTTTGACGAATACCTCAGCAAGCCACTGGACGTCGACCGCCTGCTGACCGCCGCAGTGCGTCTGCTGCGGTAG
- a CDS encoding transglutaminase-like domain-containing protein, producing MNQIQVGSRIVYQVNAPTTFLFNVSVVQNQHQQIVSESLEVQPFHRIEECAVGPLGNRLVRLSVPPGEMTIQYQATVNMNPEQVDVTNVGETPYEQLPADVLTYLNPSRYCESDKLLEFAMNQFGTLLPGYSRVTAICNWTYDQLSYTPGSTGPTTTACDVLQQKTGVCRDFAHVAISLCRAMGIPARYVAGYAVNLNPPDFHGFFEAFLDGRWFLFDATRLAPVGGFVRIGTGRDAADVAFSTIRGDAKNTEMEVWAHEKHSGDELLDPSNVDTAVSSA from the coding sequence ATGAACCAAATCCAAGTCGGCAGCCGCATTGTCTACCAAGTCAACGCGCCAACCACGTTCCTGTTCAATGTTTCCGTCGTCCAGAACCAGCATCAACAGATTGTAAGTGAATCGTTGGAAGTCCAGCCGTTCCACCGGATCGAAGAATGTGCCGTCGGCCCGCTTGGCAACCGCTTGGTTCGCCTATCGGTTCCACCCGGGGAAATGACAATTCAGTATCAGGCAACTGTCAACATGAATCCCGAACAGGTGGACGTGACCAACGTCGGTGAAACTCCGTACGAGCAGCTGCCCGCCGATGTGCTGACGTACTTGAACCCCAGCCGGTACTGCGAATCGGACAAGCTGCTGGAGTTTGCGATGAACCAGTTTGGCACCTTGCTGCCCGGCTACTCCCGTGTCACTGCGATCTGCAACTGGACCTACGATCAACTGTCCTATACGCCTGGCAGCACGGGGCCAACCACAACGGCCTGTGATGTCCTGCAGCAGAAAACCGGTGTTTGCCGAGATTTTGCCCACGTCGCGATCAGTCTGTGTCGTGCGATGGGAATCCCCGCCCGCTACGTCGCCGGCTACGCGGTGAACTTGAACCCACCCGATTTCCACGGATTCTTCGAAGCGTTCTTGGATGGGCGTTGGTTCTTGTTCGATGCAACCCGATTGGCACCCGTCGGTGGGTTCGTCCGGATCGGAACCGGGCGCGACGCTGCCGACGTGGCGTTCAGCACGATTCGCGGCGATGCAAAAAACACGGAAATGGAAGTCTGGGCACACGAAAAACATTCCGGGGATGAACTGCTAGATCCTAGCAACGTCGACACCGCGGTCAGTTCGGCCTAG
- a CDS encoding catalase — MAKKAKAKPSFKTTTGNGGEPHQIATDGDRLTTNQGVVVADDQNTLTVGARGPQLLEDHILREKITHFDHERIPERVVHARGYGAHGYFQCYKSAAKICKAGFLQDPSVKTPVFCRISTVAGSAGSRDTARDVRGFAVKFYTEEGNYDLVGNNIPVFFIQDAIKFPDLIHSVKPAPDRDFPQAQSAHDTFWDFVSLNSESMHMLMWVMSDRAIPRSLRMIEGFGVHTFRMIDKKGDSRFVKFHWRPKYGAFSQIWDEAVMVAGADPDFHRRDMWNAINAGDFPEWELSVQVFTQEEADQFDFDHLDPTKLIPEEIVPLTPIGKMVLDRNVDNFFAETEQVAFCPSHLVPGIDFSNDPLLQGRLFSYLDTQLSRLGSPNFHQIPINKPKCPFANFQRDGHMQMDVPAGRVANQPNSLDNGGPREDPKSGFHSFPAEESGAKVRLRPESFADHYTQARLFWKSMTEPEKRHIVGGFSFELGKCQETHVRTRMLGHLNNIDRELGTQVADCLGMQGMADDITPVVPVGDPEPSKPLSQYAVAPKSIAGKKVGLLTTNGVDAKLLDAIRKAVESEGAMMEVIAPKIGPMKSSDGQSLTPDHFLAGAPSPLFDAVIIAPAKSEVETLLSQAAAIDWIRTAFAHLKVIGFNEAAAPLFEKAAVKTDADDGMVDVSDGSLKAFVQQAKQHRVWDREPTVRSC, encoded by the coding sequence ATGGCAAAGAAAGCGAAAGCCAAACCCAGTTTCAAAACAACCACCGGTAACGGTGGCGAACCACACCAAATCGCAACCGACGGTGATCGACTGACCACGAACCAGGGTGTGGTGGTGGCGGATGATCAAAACACTTTAACAGTGGGCGCACGTGGCCCCCAGTTGTTGGAAGATCATATCCTGCGCGAGAAAATCACGCACTTTGACCACGAACGAATTCCGGAACGAGTGGTGCACGCGCGTGGGTACGGTGCGCATGGATATTTCCAGTGCTACAAGTCAGCGGCCAAAATTTGCAAAGCTGGTTTCTTGCAGGACCCGTCGGTCAAGACGCCGGTCTTCTGTCGCATCTCCACCGTCGCCGGCAGTGCGGGATCGCGGGACACGGCGCGGGACGTCCGTGGATTCGCCGTCAAGTTCTATACCGAAGAAGGCAACTATGACTTGGTTGGCAATAACATTCCGGTGTTCTTTATCCAGGACGCGATCAAGTTCCCCGACCTTATTCACAGTGTGAAGCCGGCCCCGGATCGCGACTTTCCGCAGGCTCAATCGGCACACGATACGTTCTGGGATTTTGTGTCGCTGAATTCCGAGTCCATGCACATGTTGATGTGGGTGATGTCGGATCGCGCCATCCCCAGGTCGTTGCGGATGATCGAAGGCTTTGGGGTCCATACCTTCCGCATGATCGACAAGAAGGGGGATTCTAGGTTCGTGAAATTCCACTGGCGTCCCAAGTACGGCGCGTTCTCGCAAATCTGGGACGAAGCGGTCATGGTCGCGGGTGCCGATCCCGACTTTCATCGCCGCGACATGTGGAACGCAATCAACGCGGGTGATTTTCCGGAATGGGAACTTTCCGTTCAAGTGTTCACCCAGGAAGAAGCGGATCAGTTCGACTTTGACCACCTGGACCCGACGAAGTTGATTCCAGAGGAGATCGTGCCACTGACACCGATTGGCAAGATGGTTCTGGATCGGAATGTCGACAACTTCTTTGCTGAAACCGAGCAGGTCGCGTTCTGTCCGTCGCATCTTGTTCCGGGAATCGACTTTTCGAACGACCCGCTGCTGCAAGGCCGTTTGTTCTCGTACCTGGATACACAGTTGTCCCGATTAGGAAGTCCCAACTTCCATCAAATCCCGATCAACAAACCGAAGTGCCCGTTCGCGAACTTCCAACGCGATGGGCACATGCAAATGGACGTCCCGGCGGGGCGAGTCGCCAATCAACCCAACTCGCTTGATAACGGTGGACCGCGCGAAGATCCCAAATCCGGCTTTCATTCGTTTCCCGCCGAAGAAAGCGGTGCGAAGGTCCGGCTGAGACCCGAGAGTTTTGCCGATCACTACACGCAGGCCAGGTTGTTTTGGAAGTCGATGACCGAACCAGAGAAACGCCACATCGTGGGTGGTTTTTCCTTTGAGTTGGGCAAATGTCAGGAAACCCACGTGCGAACACGGATGTTGGGTCATTTGAACAACATCGATCGTGAATTGGGGACCCAGGTCGCCGATTGCTTAGGAATGCAGGGAATGGCCGATGACATCACGCCCGTTGTTCCGGTGGGTGACCCTGAACCATCGAAACCGTTGTCGCAGTACGCTGTCGCACCCAAGTCGATCGCAGGTAAGAAGGTTGGTTTGTTGACGACCAATGGCGTCGATGCCAAGTTGCTAGATGCCATTCGCAAGGCGGTGGAAAGCGAGGGAGCGATGATGGAAGTGATCGCGCCGAAGATCGGGCCGATGAAGTCCAGTGACGGCCAGTCGTTGACGCCCGATCATTTCCTGGCGGGGGCACCGTCACCCTTGTTCGATGCCGTCATCATCGCACCCGCAAAATCCGAAGTCGAGACGTTGTTGTCACAGGCGGCGGCGATTGACTGGATACGCACTGCATTTGCCCATTTGAAAGTCATTGGGTTCAACGAAGCGGCAGCCCCCTTGTTCGAAAAAGCTGCTGTCAAAACGGACGCAGACGATGGCATGGTCGACGTTTCCGACGGATCGTTGAAGGCGTTCGTCCAGCAGGCAAAGCAGCATCGTGTCTGGGATCGCGAACCCACGGTGCGTTCCTGTTAG